The sequence ACATGGTCTGTTGTGGACTGACCTAAATTTTGCAGTAAAGCACAACTGCAGGAACTTCTTGCAGCTTTCCTTAAAGCTTAATGGCAGCGAGGAAGACCATGAACTGAGTGGTGTTCGGATTGAGCAGCcagagggaaaatatttccagagcACGAGTTTAAGTAGTGCTGCTGAAGTGGAGCCCAGCCAAACTCTTTCTGTGTATTTGAGGAGCCCTAATCAATTCTGCAATCAAAGCAAAGACTTAAATATTTATGATCTTAATACCCCACtcagtttgttttggttgtcCCATGACACAGGTGCTGTGGCACTCAGTGCACAGATGTCAACAGCCATGCATTACCAAACCAACTATCGACctacctttaaaataatttctgtttctgaccCTTATATGCTAAGTTTATCTCATGATGGTAGAGCTATAAAGTTCACTGAAACTGGTGTTGTCAAATTTGTGTTTCATCAAGCATTGTATTCCATGGGTCATACATGTGTCCGAGAGGGCTTCTCCCTAATTTCTTACATCAATAGGAATGGTACCAACAGAGAATTAATGAATGTATATAAATCTGGGGTAAATTACAGGGACACATCAATATCTGCTTCTGGGGCCACAAAGGTTGATGCTGGAGATCTGGTTAGCTTTGAGATACTTTCTCCTGCACAGTGTAATGTTCGGTATTTTGGAGATAGTTCTGGAATCAGTATGTTCAGCCTCATCTGGATCCCTTCAGCAGTTTCTAGTGCCATATCAGCTACAGTTTCTGTTACAGGTCTCCCTACTGGAGCAGTGAGAAACAAACTACTGGATTTCACCCAGGTCTCATCCAATGAGAAACAGATACAGCTGGTTTCTTCTGGACAGCTTGctcagaagtattttatttttactgaaaaggGAGTTGCCAGCATTGCATTTAACTTAAAGCTAATCCATTCGTGCAATGTGCTCAAAGTGACTCTCAATCAGCTGACCATGGATCACATGCAACCCACAGCAGTTGCTCAGCAGATTGGAGGTCAGATGCCAGAGGGAAGCATATGGACCAGTGTGTCCCTCCGTGCATCTTTTGAAGTACATAATGGAACACTGGTATCAGTTTCTCTTGACTGTGTGCGTGGAAGGATCAACCAGATCACTCATGAACATGGAACCAGCATATCTATTTTATGGATTTCATCTTAATTTCTGCCCAGTGAAGTTAGCATGGAATTGGGGTTTCAATTGTATTTGGATTCTGCTTTGATTCTATACATATTTGACACTATACTGTGTTGACTTGAGCAGGTCATCCCACAAAATGCTCTCAATTTtaggaatatttaaatataatcaTAACTGAATTATcactatttaaagaaaacaagagctTTCAAGTGaagattttaattctgttaCCATCTTCAGGCAGGGGAATGTGGAATTCAGATCAAATTcccttattttaatttaaaaaaatgtttatttctggaCCACAAAAAATTGCAGCTGAGGGTAAATAGCATTTAGTACTGTAactgaaagcagcacagccaaaTAATTGAaacttgctttaatttttttcatgcaacAGGCTAATAAAAAGACTAAATGTACTTTCGGGCTAATTTGTCTACATcttacaaaatgttttgctttccatAAATTGAGAGAACATGCCTCAAATAGGTGATAATGTGGCAGCACTAGAGTATACATTCTTAATATTGTGGAAAGGGACTGGGTCAAAAATAGGATATTATTTTTACAACAAAAACAGTGGAACTAATGACTGCTCTAATTTCATTTGGAAGTAATCTGCATTTAAGGAATTTAGGAaggcttttctctgtttttagtTTTGCCAGTGAAAAGTTGCAGaatgagaaggaaggaagtcTCTTCTTACAAGGAAGAGTACATAGGCAAAAAGAAACAAGTATATTAAAAGAATCTCTTGAGAATTGGACTTCTGAAAATTAAGCAAATTTTTATTCCGTTACTTttaagcagcaaaatatttttctgatttaaaaccCCCATTATTCACaaatctgtttattttgtcAGACAGGTACTTAcatttaaaaggctttttatttttgtccaaTCAATCAGTTAATTCAACAAAATGGTGTATTCATTGATGCTAATTTTTATCTTCTTCCAACTCTTCCATCAAActagttctttctttttctaaactATATAGACTGTTTTatcccattttcttctttctcctctacAAATGCTTTTCCACTctcctttctcatttcttttgttAAGAGTAAAGGACAAGCCTTGTCACATCTCTTTCCAGCTTTCAGCATTCCTACAACAGGATACATGTTTGTGTCACAGATGTAACTACAGGAGGGGGATGTTACCAATGCACTTGCAGGCTGCCTTAAATTAACCctactgaaaagaaatattatgcACTATATTACTTTAATGTGTCTGCCTGAGTATGTATAGCTAAGATATATGTACATTGCTGTGTTTTAatctgttttggggtttgttacACTGTTTTTGCTGTATAATGGCCTCCTATAATTTTCTGTAATAGAATGAACCCAAGTGCAAGACTTCTGTCTGGTCATTGGTTTAACTTGTGACATTATAACTGTGTCCTTAACATCTGAAGTTATCTTTCCatcattgtttttttcttcaagaatATGCTCAAGGGTTCAGGCTTTTGACAAACTGCTTTCCTGCTCCAAATAGAGAACAGTAGTTGTTCTTGCTTTCAGCTGCAAAATCCAAGCAGCCTGTCAGAGGACCCCTCCCTGGGCTTTGTGTTGCAGCCAGTGTAAGTACACAAACCAGTAAtcctggtgtccccaaagtCTGTCAGTGACAGAGATCTCAGTGCCTGTGTGTAGCCAGCATCTCATTCGTTCTTGCAAGGTCATAAGGAAGGATGGATTAAAACTGCTATTGAAGGTGTTCAACATTTGCACAATACAGTTATCATTACAGAGGTCATTTGTAGTGGTAGAGAAGGACTTCTGGAATGAAGAGCACCTGTATCTGTGTGCAGAAGAGCTATGTtacctgggagcagagcagtttTTCTGGGAACTTCACTCTTGGAGCCTACTAAGACTGAACAAAGATGAAGTGGCAGAGGAGTAAAAGTTCTTCTGACATTCTGCTTTCTGTACAAGGGTGCATGTGATGTAGgagaagctctgcagagagcacacCTGGGTATTTTTATGGTAAGAGTTGAGGGAGAGACAATGTTAGAGAAAGGTAGAAATTATAGGCTTAcgtttttgttttagaaaaagtTAAGGAAGCCACTTCCTCACAAACAGAGCCCCTTATCCTTTGCTGGTTTGTGCTCTGCAGTTTTGTTGAAGGTTGTCACTCACCAGAATGACAGCTTAAGACTCATTCTAGATTTAAACCTGTGTAGCAGAGATCAGAATCTGGTGTTTGAAATA comes from Camarhynchus parvulus chromosome 2, STF_HiC, whole genome shotgun sequence and encodes:
- the LOC115901152 gene encoding uncharacterized protein LOC115901152, whose product is MLKSQQQIIVDLQQKLAEQQHVLVSQQQEILEQQRKMYEQMDLIKVQYGMLFDTVKQMSFQSLQEDIQNYFESHLHGLQNQVRNHLQKSYSVHKVEVDAKVINVGEALLDCGLCESDEFCNFQKTPSQCEKCTLCPAGFFQMAECSANSDRICQDRDECIESPSICGERIKCLNTPGGFRCLGIAEKDAALGMCGEEYFFNKEMQECQACLKCEDGMVAVPCSTVSDTICSAASENKLSESWAANIVLPSAKSGVSQVYSGLNLKIKGKLPCDILSTEESSLVFRQHGLLWTDLNFAVKHNCRNFLQLSLKLNGSEEDHELSGVRIEQPEGKYFQSTSLSSAAEVEPSQTLSVYLRSPNQFCNQSKDLNIYDLNTPLSLFWLSHDTGAVALSAQMSTAMHYQTNYRPTFKIISVSDPYMLSLSHDGRAIKFTETGVVKFVFHQALYSMGHTCVREGFSLISYINRNGTNRELMNVYKSGVNYRDTSISASGATKVDAGDLVSFEILSPAQCNVRYFGDSSGISMFSLIWIPSAVSSAISATVSVTGLPTGAVRNKLLDFTQVSSNEKQIQLVSSGQLAQKYFIFTEKGVASIAFNLKLIHSCNVLKVTLNQLTMDHMQPTAVAQQIGGQMPEGSIWTSVSLRASFEVHNGTLVSVSLDCVRGRINQITHEHGTSISILWISS